From Candidatus Margulisiibacteriota bacterium, one genomic window encodes:
- the creD gene encoding cell envelope integrity protein CreD, protein MHKSDRKALQKFSEGYIFKILGLGVIILLLLIPTSMISGLVRERSHTAKEAEEKIMEAWGSEFTEAGPVMAIPGIRTSVVRTRTEKEGEKVETVQTPFTLYIAPQKLNIQGDFTTEVRHYGIFSVPLFVGKIKINGNFDPRPALLDLADNEKLSFDAAKLVIALGGQKGIRQINRAVWNNRELFFQSGLTDARGLLLNSLNNGIHAALAYAPGQPANFDIELTAQGGQSVRILPIGQDTQVNISADWSSPSFRGAFLPVSSSITDRSFAAQWNVSHLSRNIPLFWKEESQRNSGSSVQNANLLFGVYFYRQIDTYALNTRAVKYAVLFLLVPFLALFLMEIFAKRRIHPVPYLLSGIGNIIFYLLLLSFSEQIPFFAAYCVSALSVATMMILYSRALLGSWQKSWYMGLVMGLSYILLYAVLNAESYALLIGSIGAFAVTALLMYLTRQLDWYGK, encoded by the coding sequence ATGCATAAATCTGACCGCAAGGCGCTGCAAAAATTTTCCGAGGGCTATATTTTTAAAATACTGGGCTTGGGTGTAATAATTCTCCTGCTGCTAATCCCGACTTCTATGATCAGCGGCTTGGTGCGCGAGCGCAGCCACACGGCCAAAGAAGCGGAAGAGAAAATCATGGAGGCCTGGGGCAGTGAATTCACCGAAGCCGGGCCGGTCATGGCTATTCCGGGCATCCGCACCAGTGTCGTCCGTACCCGCACGGAAAAAGAAGGCGAAAAAGTTGAGACCGTGCAGACACCGTTCACTCTCTATATCGCGCCGCAAAAATTAAATATTCAGGGAGATTTCACGACCGAAGTGCGGCATTACGGCATTTTTTCCGTACCGCTTTTTGTCGGCAAGATAAAGATCAACGGCAATTTTGATCCGCGGCCGGCGCTTTTGGATCTGGCCGATAATGAGAAATTGTCTTTTGACGCGGCCAAGCTGGTCATCGCGCTGGGTGGTCAAAAAGGCATCCGCCAGATCAACCGCGCGGTCTGGAACAACCGCGAACTGTTTTTCCAGTCGGGACTGACTGATGCGCGCGGCCTGCTCCTCAATTCATTAAATAACGGTATTCACGCCGCGCTGGCGTATGCGCCCGGACAGCCGGCCAATTTTGACATTGAGCTCACCGCGCAGGGCGGACAGTCTGTGCGAATACTACCTATCGGCCAGGACACGCAGGTCAATATCTCCGCCGACTGGTCGTCGCCGTCTTTCCGCGGCGCGTTCCTGCCGGTCAGCTCCAGCATCACCGACCGATCTTTTGCCGCGCAGTGGAATGTCAGCCACTTGAGCCGCAACATTCCGCTTTTCTGGAAAGAAGAAAGCCAGCGGAATAGCGGTAGCAGCGTTCAAAATGCCAATCTTCTTTTCGGCGTTTATTTTTACCGGCAAATCGACACTTACGCGCTGAACACGCGCGCGGTGAAATACGCCGTGTTGTTTTTGCTCGTGCCGTTTTTAGCGCTCTTCCTGATGGAAATTTTCGCCAAGCGCCGCATCCACCCCGTGCCGTATCTGCTTTCCGGCATTGGCAATATTATTTTTTATCTGCTGCTGCTTTCGTTCTCGGAACAAATTCCGTTTTTCGCGGCGTACTGCGTCAGCGCGCTCTCCGTGGCAACGATGATGATTTTGTATTCGCGTGCGCTGCTCGGTTCCTGGCAAAAAAGCTGGTACATGGGTCTGGTCATGGGCTTGAGTTATATTCTGCTGTACGCCGTGCTCAATGCCGAGTCCTACGCCCTGCTCATCGGCTCGATCGGCGCTTTCGCGGTGACCGCGCTGCTCATGTATCTGACCCGCCAGCTGGATTGGTACGGAAAATAA